The proteins below come from a single Chryseobacterium nepalense genomic window:
- a CDS encoding MFS transporter codes for MYNKGLYNDWVPKPLQLFLIVLLLAVVMPLGGVYTGNISYLVNGTGAMTEYFMWANYATTIGMGACMPIVLRMKMRFKVRDKMTVLLVLLGLLSYLNSTTYDPMIFVFSSLLIGFLKMMVTIELFLPLMAMIGNRGMFYGAFYTFVLVLNQVAAYYAVDISIRYNWQQFYIIAAVGCFVLALLHWIFMHDRYFALKVPLHYIDWLSVLLFVATFMFSAYVFSFGKQQDWLHSNKIINAGIAAFASFSLLAIRQFTLKRPYLSFKIFTKNNVQHGLFMLFCLGMFLGTTSLQNTFAVGVLGYDQLTNAKLNLLMIPGLILAGVTAIFWFKKEIPLKMFIFSGFAAMLGYAIIMYFSMVLEFSYSYWYLPMFLKGYGMGALFISVWFYTLDKLEMDEMLAAIGLVLVWRTFLAVGVFSALYSWFQYRFQVVAVGDLSVYMDGMTVSPQNVAGNMKLIQLNAIIIATKKIFGYIILAGIGVLIYVFTHHFGKERFVSTRFIRMLTGKSVIARRRLRERKKLLEEIKDAAGPAL; via the coding sequence ATGTACAACAAAGGACTATACAACGACTGGGTTCCCAAGCCACTACAGCTTTTTCTTATCGTATTGCTGCTTGCAGTAGTAATGCCGTTGGGAGGAGTGTATACCGGAAACATCAGCTATCTCGTAAACGGAACCGGTGCGATGACAGAATATTTCATGTGGGCCAATTATGCAACAACCATCGGAATGGGCGCCTGTATGCCGATTGTTCTCAGGATGAAAATGAGATTTAAGGTCCGGGATAAAATGACGGTTTTGCTGGTGCTTTTAGGATTGTTAAGCTACCTGAATTCCACAACCTATGATCCTATGATCTTTGTGTTCAGCTCACTCCTGATCGGGTTTTTAAAAATGATGGTTACGATAGAGCTGTTTCTTCCGCTGATGGCGATGATTGGAAACCGCGGAATGTTTTATGGCGCATTTTATACTTTCGTTCTGGTGCTCAATCAGGTAGCAGCTTACTATGCCGTGGACATTTCTATCCGGTACAACTGGCAACAGTTTTATATCATTGCTGCAGTTGGATGTTTCGTACTGGCGCTGCTGCACTGGATCTTTATGCATGATCGATATTTTGCCTTAAAAGTTCCGCTACATTATATAGACTGGCTGAGTGTTTTGCTTTTTGTGGCAACCTTTATGTTTTCGGCCTATGTTTTTTCGTTCGGGAAACAGCAGGACTGGCTTCATTCAAACAAAATTATCAATGCAGGAATTGCAGCTTTTGCGAGTTTTTCATTGCTTGCGATACGGCAGTTTACTTTAAAAAGACCGTATTTGTCTTTTAAAATTTTCACCAAAAATAATGTTCAGCACGGTCTATTCATGCTTTTTTGCCTGGGCATGTTTTTAGGAACGACTTCGTTACAGAATACTTTTGCAGTAGGGGTACTGGGATATGATCAGCTGACCAATGCGAAACTGAATCTCTTAATGATTCCCGGTTTGATCCTGGCAGGTGTAACGGCTATTTTCTGGTTTAAAAAAGAAATCCCTCTGAAAATGTTCATCTTTTCGGGTTTTGCCGCTATGTTGGGATATGCGATCATTATGTACTTTTCCATGGTGCTGGAGTTCAGCTATAGCTACTGGTATCTTCCCATGTTCCTGAAAGGATATGGAATGGGAGCACTTTTTATTTCCGTATGGTTTTATACGCTGGACAAACTTGAGATGGATGAAATGCTTGCTGCCATTGGTCTGGTGCTGGTCTGGAGAACATTTCTGGCAGTAGGTGTTTTTTCAGCACTGTATTCCTGGTTTCAGTACCGTTTTCAGGTAGTGGCTGTCGGTGATCTGTCGGTATATATGGATGGGATGACCGTATCGCCGCAAAATGTTGCGGGTAACATGAAGCTCATTCAGCTGAATGCCATTATCATTGCTACCAAAAAAATATTCGGATATATCATTCTGGCCGGAATCGGTGTGTTGATCTACGTGTTTACCCATCATTTCGGTAAAGAACGTTTTGTCTCTACGCGTTTTATAAGAATGCTTACGGGTAAATCGGTCATCGCCAGAAGAAGGCTCCGTGAAAGAAAAAAACTTTTAGAAGAAATAAAAGACGCAGCAGGGCCTGCGCTATAA
- a CDS encoding DUF2891 domain-containing protein, with product MKKSLLAIVFYPFFMFAQEVPKLTDEVAIKLSEKPLHCITQEYPNKTAHIINNESEVPLSPKVLHPSFYGCFDWHSSVHGHWMLVRLLKTKPGFAIAKEIEKTLDQSFSKENLQVEADYFTKYQLTGTFERTYGWAWLLKLDEELMTWNHPKAKIWHQNLKPLTDKILAAWKAYLPKQTYPNRTGVHPNSAFAMAFALDWARSVGDKEFENQLIEKAKYFYLKDEKTPAYLEPDGSDFFSPSLEIADLMRRVLPQKEFVQWLDTFYEKRSIENIEKIPVVSDLSDYQTVHLVGLSFSKAWCMKGIAKSLPNGHPLKKEFQRTAALFLNNGLPLLFQGNYGGDHWLASFAVYALED from the coding sequence ATGAAAAAAAGTCTTTTAGCTATTGTCTTTTATCCGTTTTTTATGTTTGCCCAGGAAGTTCCGAAACTTACCGATGAGGTGGCCATAAAACTATCTGAAAAGCCACTGCATTGCATCACCCAGGAATATCCCAACAAAACCGCACATATCATCAACAATGAAAGTGAAGTTCCTTTAAGCCCGAAGGTATTGCATCCCAGCTTTTATGGCTGTTTCGACTGGCACAGTTCGGTACACGGACACTGGATGCTGGTTCGTTTATTGAAAACAAAGCCTGGGTTTGCCATAGCAAAAGAAATTGAAAAGACGCTGGATCAGTCATTCAGCAAAGAAAACCTGCAGGTGGAAGCAGATTATTTTACAAAGTATCAGCTTACCGGTACTTTTGAAAGAACCTACGGCTGGGCATGGCTGTTGAAACTTGATGAGGAACTTATGACATGGAATCATCCTAAAGCAAAAATCTGGCATCAGAACCTTAAACCATTAACAGATAAGATTCTGGCAGCCTGGAAAGCCTACCTTCCAAAACAGACTTATCCTAACAGAACAGGTGTTCACCCTAACAGTGCTTTTGCTATGGCTTTCGCGCTGGATTGGGCCAGGTCGGTCGGAGATAAGGAGTTTGAAAATCAGCTGATCGAAAAGGCAAAATATTTTTATTTAAAAGATGAAAAAACACCTGCTTATCTTGAACCTGACGGATCGGATTTCTTTTCTCCGAGCCTCGAAATAGCAGATTTAATGAGAAGAGTTCTGCCTCAGAAAGAATTTGTACAATGGCTGGATACATTTTATGAGAAACGCAGTATCGAAAATATAGAAAAGATTCCTGTTGTAAGCGATTTGTCAGATTATCAGACGGTACATTTGGTAGGATTATCTTTTTCAAAAGCATGGTGTATGAAGGGAATTGCAAAGTCTCTTCCGAACGGTCATCCCCTGAAAAAAGAATTTCAGAGAACAGCCGCATTATTTTTAAATAACGGCCTTCCGCTGCTTTTCCAGGGAAATTACGGAGGCGACCACTGGCTGGCCAGCTTTGCGGTGTATGCTCTTGAAGATTAA
- a CDS encoding TolC family protein, with amino-acid sequence MVQNIKTVLSLMMAVFPALFFSQEIKQMTANEVAELALQNHQQLKVSAQNIDIAKQNTNVVKLQKLPNITASTSQFYLGDAVAIDKDFSNSTNVAMPHYGSSYAVQATQLIFKGGLVNKSIEMAGLREQLSELDLEKNKQDVKILVISNYLDVYKIVNQEKVFQNNKKLAQERLKNIQKFYQQGMVTRNEVIRGELAIKNLDQGILTLANNKKILNYNLSVALGLAPDTEIVPVESLENKESGISIDYYLSLAHDNNPLLKSAQTNVNVADKNIEIIKTDKKPTISGFGGYSLQRPITTRNPVLDMYSGGWQTGISLSYNIDNLYKTKERVKLGELQKNQANDAVTLTQQNVDMAVNAAYIKYQESIQQTEILNDAKKLAEENYKITEAKYLNQLAVQAEMIDAQNQKLQSELDYANAEINVLYQYYNLLKSTGTL; translated from the coding sequence ATGGTACAGAATATAAAAACGGTGCTGTCATTAATGATGGCAGTCTTTCCTGCGCTGTTTTTTTCACAGGAAATAAAACAGATGACAGCGAATGAAGTGGCGGAACTTGCTCTTCAGAACCATCAGCAGCTGAAAGTTTCTGCACAGAATATTGATATTGCAAAACAGAATACAAATGTTGTAAAACTTCAGAAACTCCCGAATATCACTGCATCTACAAGTCAATTCTATTTGGGTGACGCCGTAGCAATTGACAAGGATTTCTCAAATTCAACAAATGTTGCCATGCCTCATTATGGAAGCTCGTACGCTGTTCAGGCAACCCAGCTGATCTTTAAAGGAGGATTGGTGAACAAATCTATTGAAATGGCAGGACTTCGCGAGCAGCTTTCCGAGCTTGATCTGGAGAAAAATAAACAGGATGTGAAAATTCTGGTAATTTCCAATTATCTGGATGTCTATAAAATTGTAAACCAGGAGAAAGTTTTTCAGAATAACAAAAAGCTGGCACAGGAAAGGCTTAAAAATATTCAGAAATTCTATCAGCAGGGAATGGTCACCCGTAATGAAGTGATTCGTGGTGAGCTGGCAATTAAAAACCTTGATCAGGGAATTCTTACGTTAGCCAACAATAAAAAAATTCTCAATTATAATTTAAGTGTTGCCCTCGGATTAGCTCCGGATACGGAAATCGTTCCTGTAGAAAGTCTTGAGAACAAAGAATCCGGTATTAGTATTGACTATTATCTGAGTCTTGCTCACGATAACAATCCTTTACTGAAATCGGCACAGACCAACGTAAATGTTGCCGATAAGAATATCGAAATCATTAAAACCGATAAGAAGCCAACCATTTCAGGTTTTGGCGGATATAGTTTGCAAAGACCCATTACGACAAGAAATCCTGTTCTGGATATGTATTCCGGAGGATGGCAAACCGGAATTTCCCTCAGCTATAATATTGATAATCTATATAAGACTAAAGAACGGGTAAAATTGGGAGAGCTTCAGAAAAATCAGGCCAATGATGCGGTAACCCTGACACAGCAGAATGTAGATATGGCCGTTAACGCCGCTTACATCAAATATCAGGAATCCATTCAGCAGACAGAAATTCTTAATGATGCTAAAAAATTAGCAGAAGAAAACTACAAGATTACGGAAGCCAAATATCTGAATCAGCTTGCGGTTCAGGCGGAAATGATCGATGCACAGAATCAGAAATTACAATCGGAATTAGATTATGCCAATGCAGAGATCAATGTACTGTATCAATATTACAATCTGCTGAAATCAACAGGGACATTATAA
- a CDS encoding SAM-dependent methyltransferase, with protein sequence MLFLLPAYLSENTSITHFSPVIKDYIMQTDYFFVENEKTARKVVKFFAPEKKQSDLKLFLLDKYTENADIKEAQELMLKGQDFGLLSEAGLPCIADPGNLMVKWCHEKNIRVIPISGPSSIILALISSGFNGQEFTFNGYLPIDKSEKKKQILHLETMVQKTGYSQIFMETPYRNNQLFEDLCKFLSPNTKLCIAANINDPEHEFIKTKTIKEWQKQKPELHKIPAVFVLGK encoded by the coding sequence ATGCTTTTCTTACTTCCGGCTTACCTTTCCGAAAATACTTCTATCACGCATTTTTCACCAGTGATAAAAGATTACATCATGCAGACTGATTACTTTTTTGTGGAAAATGAAAAAACCGCAAGAAAAGTGGTGAAATTCTTTGCTCCTGAAAAAAAACAATCGGATCTTAAACTTTTTCTTTTAGATAAATACACGGAAAATGCGGATATCAAAGAAGCACAGGAACTGATGCTGAAAGGTCAGGATTTTGGACTGCTTTCAGAGGCAGGACTTCCGTGTATTGCAGATCCTGGAAATCTCATGGTAAAATGGTGCCACGAAAAGAATATCCGGGTGATTCCTATTTCCGGGCCATCATCAATTATTCTGGCTCTAATTTCCAGCGGATTTAACGGTCAGGAATTTACATTCAACGGATATTTGCCGATTGATAAAAGTGAAAAGAAAAAACAGATTCTGCATCTCGAGACGATGGTTCAGAAGACTGGTTATTCACAGATTTTTATGGAAACGCCTTACAGGAACAATCAACTTTTTGAAGATCTCTGCAAGTTTTTGTCACCGAATACAAAATTATGTATTGCTGCTAATATTAATGATCCGGAGCACGAGTTTATCAAAACCAAAACCATAAAAGAGTGGCAGAAACAGAAACCGGAACTGCATAAAATTCCGGCAGTATTTGTACTGGGGAAATAG
- a CDS encoding class I SAM-dependent methyltransferase, whose product MKDLMGKAIRDYYHQENPQDLQTETSISELDELPVAYLFRDFEEMNEIEQKALELSRGKVLDIGAGAGSHSLYLQNERNLDVTALDISPKSIEVCRLRGIKKAVAENMLQFSGETFDTILLLMNGTGIFQSLQVIDLYLKKLHSLLNENGQILIDSTDILYMFDRDEDGGVYIPAEGYYGELDYIVHYKGESEDPIKWLYLDFNTLKNAAENNGFKIEKLLKDEDAYLARLTK is encoded by the coding sequence ATGAAAGACCTTATGGGAAAGGCGATCCGGGATTATTACCATCAGGAAAATCCTCAGGATCTGCAGACTGAAACTTCAATCTCCGAACTGGATGAGCTTCCGGTTGCATATCTCTTCCGGGATTTTGAAGAAATGAATGAAATCGAACAGAAAGCTTTGGAACTGTCACGGGGAAAAGTCCTGGATATTGGTGCCGGCGCGGGTTCACATTCATTATATCTTCAGAATGAAAGAAACCTTGACGTAACAGCCCTGGATATTTCTCCCAAATCCATAGAAGTGTGCCGGCTGAGGGGAATAAAAAAAGCTGTAGCTGAAAACATGCTGCAATTCTCCGGTGAAACTTTTGATACGATCCTTTTATTAATGAACGGAACCGGAATTTTCCAAAGCCTTCAGGTGATTGATCTCTATCTTAAAAAACTGCACTCACTTCTGAATGAAAACGGACAGATCCTGATCGACAGTACCGATATTCTCTATATGTTTGACCGTGATGAAGACGGAGGGGTGTATATTCCGGCGGAAGGCTATTATGGTGAACTGGATTATATCGTTCATTACAAAGGAGAATCGGAAGACCCGATCAAATGGCTGTATCTTGATTTTAATACCCTGAAAAATGCTGCTGAAAACAACGGTTTTAAGATCGAAAAATTGCTTAAGGATGAAGATGCTTATCTGGCAAGGCTGACGAAATAA
- a CDS encoding low molecular weight protein-tyrosine-phosphatase, which produces MKILMVCLGNICRSPLAEGIMKAKAPKYFYIDSAGTISLHEGKNPDKRAIQTAIRHGIDISQQRSRPITQADFENFDKIYCMDVDVLADVVSKARNEDQRKKVSLFLEVLGDHQNAEVPDPYWGDMNEFEEVFQLLDRGCEAILKQII; this is translated from the coding sequence ATGAAAATACTGATGGTCTGTCTCGGAAATATTTGCAGAAGTCCTTTAGCAGAAGGAATTATGAAAGCTAAAGCTCCCAAATATTTTTATATAGATTCTGCAGGAACCATTTCACTCCATGAAGGGAAAAATCCCGATAAAAGAGCTATACAAACCGCAATCCGTCACGGAATTGATATTTCCCAACAAAGATCCAGACCCATTACACAAGCGGACTTTGAAAATTTTGATAAAATCTACTGTATGGATGTGGATGTATTGGCAGATGTTGTTTCCAAAGCACGGAATGAAGATCAACGAAAAAAAGTTTCCTTATTTCTGGAAGTGCTCGGCGATCATCAGAATGCTGAAGTTCCGGATCCGTATTGGGGAGATATGAATGAGTTCGAAGAAGTTTTCCAATTACTGGACCGTGGTTGTGAAGCTATTTTAAAACAAATAATTTAG
- a CDS encoding DUF962 domain-containing protein codes for MRKIDLLFAEYSESHRNSTNKLIHWICVPLIFWSILGFISLIPSKSIGFIYIGEISYVSFAAIALVTIFYMRLSVVISIIMFILMVIMESFAYGINIRFKENAWIVYLSVFVVTWIFQFVGHKIEGKKPSFLKDLQFLLVGPIWLLSFILKKTGIRY; via the coding sequence ATGAGAAAAATTGATTTGCTTTTTGCAGAATACAGTGAAAGCCACAGGAATTCTACCAACAAACTGATCCACTGGATTTGTGTCCCGCTGATTTTCTGGAGTATTTTAGGGTTTATTTCCCTTATTCCGTCAAAGTCAATCGGCTTTATCTACATTGGAGAAATCAGTTATGTAAGTTTTGCAGCAATTGCTTTAGTTACCATTTTTTACATGCGGCTTTCGGTTGTTATAAGTATCATCATGTTTATCCTGATGGTAATCATGGAAAGCTTTGCATACGGAATCAATATTAGGTTTAAAGAAAATGCATGGATCGTTTACCTCTCGGTTTTTGTGGTTACCTGGATTTTCCAGTTTGTAGGTCATAAAATTGAAGGAAAAAAACCATCTTTTCTGAAAGACTTACAGTTTCTCTTAGTCGGGCCGATATGGCTGCTAAGTTTTATTCTTAAAAAAACAGGAATCAGATATTAG
- a CDS encoding nuclear transport factor 2 family protein has product MRRILILLLLSCNFIFGQTKDEKAIRQVMTDFMNCIKTRDEAKFISLFQEPVLWTGVYTDRTYRKVLEKDPNEKSFFTDNYKAFIKSFKNNKSEERFDNVKIIEDGSIASANFDYSFWYDGKMLNWGKEIWTLMKINGLWKITSVSFSMDMTEYYVQPSLQERLKK; this is encoded by the coding sequence ATGAGAAGGATATTAATCTTACTTTTGCTGAGCTGTAATTTTATTTTCGGACAGACTAAAGATGAAAAGGCTATCAGACAAGTAATGACTGATTTTATGAATTGCATTAAAACGAGGGATGAAGCTAAATTTATTTCTCTTTTTCAGGAACCTGTTCTCTGGACAGGTGTATATACTGATCGGACTTACAGAAAAGTTTTAGAAAAAGATCCCAATGAAAAAAGTTTTTTTACAGATAATTATAAAGCATTTATCAAAAGTTTTAAAAACAATAAATCTGAAGAGCGGTTTGATAATGTTAAAATTATAGAAGACGGATCAATTGCTTCTGCTAATTTTGACTACAGCTTTTGGTACGATGGCAAGATGCTAAATTGGGGAAAAGAAATATGGACACTGATGAAGATCAACGGTCTATGGAAAATAACATCAGTTTCTTTTTCAATGGATATGACAGAATATTACGTACAACCTTCTTTACAAGAGAGACTTAAAAAATAA
- a CDS encoding helix-turn-helix domain-containing protein, with amino-acid sequence MSVLEKFGVEIFTQHNIFERIAVDKPFRPENPAFIFIKSGTIKLKQHFRDLELSANMFMVTDPQTVYEMISVSDDFQSRMVSYKREFISALSLKFNRLITYRYFRQQMNIGVPFHADEMEVVWKSVNFLKYILDSETEMTYKKEIVEHLFSVFCYQMAGIISKEDSSAMNQMSRQEEIVFVFLNDVAKHHNTERSVEFYAARQSITTRHLSSVVKNVTGKSASEIIALIVINEAKVLLNSSNKPVSEISALLGFSDQYSFSHFFKKHLDESPTRYRNQFEN; translated from the coding sequence ATGTCTGTCTTAGAAAAATTCGGGGTTGAAATTTTTACCCAACATAATATTTTCGAGAGAATTGCTGTCGACAAACCTTTCCGTCCGGAAAATCCTGCGTTTATCTTTATAAAATCAGGAACGATAAAGCTGAAACAGCACTTCCGGGATCTGGAACTTTCGGCGAATATGTTTATGGTTACGGATCCGCAGACGGTCTATGAAATGATCTCTGTAAGCGATGATTTCCAGTCGAGAATGGTTTCCTATAAAAGAGAATTTATCTCAGCATTATCATTAAAATTCAACAGGTTAATTACATATCGGTATTTCAGACAGCAGATGAATATCGGCGTTCCTTTTCATGCCGATGAAATGGAAGTCGTGTGGAAAAGCGTTAATTTCTTAAAATATATCTTGGATTCTGAAACGGAAATGACCTATAAAAAAGAGATTGTGGAACATCTTTTTTCCGTATTCTGCTATCAGATGGCCGGAATTATTTCCAAAGAAGACAGCAGCGCTATGAACCAGATGTCGAGGCAGGAAGAAATTGTTTTTGTTTTTCTGAATGATGTGGCTAAACATCACAATACTGAGCGAAGTGTAGAGTTTTATGCCGCACGGCAGTCGATTACTACCAGACATCTTTCATCGGTTGTTAAGAATGTTACCGGGAAATCCGCCAGTGAGATCATTGCTTTAATTGTTATCAATGAAGCAAAGGTGTTATTGAACTCGTCTAATAAGCCTGTTTCCGAAATTTCTGCACTTCTTGGTTTTAGTGATCAGTATTCTTTTTCTCACTTTTTTAAAAAACATCTGGACGAAAGTCCAACCCGGTATAGAAATCAGTTCGAAAACTGA
- a CDS encoding GxxExxY protein has product MENKIILELKSVKSIEEIHYKQLQTYLKLSDKRLGLLINFKQRIF; this is encoded by the coding sequence GTGGAAAATAAAATTATTTTAGAATTAAAATCTGTAAAAAGTATTGAAGAAATTCATTACAAGCAATTGCAGACTTATTTGAAACTTTCAGATAAAAGACTCGGATTATTGATTAATTTTAAACAACGAATATTTTAG
- a CDS encoding HlyD family secretion protein yields MENKEQNTQNTTSAPVQTSAAAKKKENKKNKLRAIISNIVVFVVVGFGLFWLVREYFHVGDKTYTEAAQVEEFINPINTRVSAYIKDIKFIEHQPVKKGDTLVILDNREILTQLGQAEAAYQNALAQRTATSSSVNTVSNNVNVMESNIAGAKARLWNAEQNLNRYKNLLTSEAVTRQQYDQVKTEYDAQKAAYETLINQKQSANLSTTEVKSKLGINDAEIKRTKAALDMAKINLSYTVIIAPYDGVMGRRTISEGQLIQPGQQVATIVLNGQKWVTANFLESQMPDVKIGEKMMMTVDALGGKQFEGVVTAISAATGSRYSSVPTDNSTGNFIKVQQRIPVRIEFTEANKKADLDKLSAGMNVNLVSKK; encoded by the coding sequence ATGGAAAACAAGGAACAAAATACTCAGAATACAACTTCGGCACCAGTACAGACCAGTGCTGCAGCGAAGAAAAAAGAAAATAAAAAAAATAAACTCCGAGCAATTATCTCCAATATCGTAGTATTTGTGGTCGTTGGTTTCGGATTATTCTGGCTGGTCCGTGAATATTTTCATGTGGGCGATAAAACGTATACGGAAGCAGCTCAGGTGGAAGAGTTTATTAATCCTATCAATACCAGGGTTTCGGCCTATATTAAAGATATTAAATTTATTGAACATCAGCCTGTAAAAAAAGGTGACACTTTGGTTATTCTGGATAACCGCGAGATTCTTACCCAGCTGGGACAGGCGGAAGCTGCCTACCAGAATGCTCTTGCCCAGAGAACGGCAACCAGTTCTTCCGTCAATACAGTATCCAATAATGTCAATGTTATGGAATCCAATATTGCCGGTGCCAAAGCCAGATTATGGAACGCAGAACAGAACCTCAACCGGTATAAAAATCTTCTGACTTCCGAAGCCGTGACCAGACAACAGTACGACCAGGTAAAAACCGAATATGACGCACAGAAAGCAGCTTATGAAACCTTAATCAACCAAAAACAATCTGCAAACCTTTCCACAACTGAGGTGAAAAGTAAACTTGGGATTAATGATGCTGAAATTAAAAGAACAAAAGCAGCTCTCGATATGGCCAAGATCAATCTTTCGTACACCGTAATTATCGCTCCTTATGACGGCGTGATGGGACGAAGAACCATTTCGGAAGGTCAGCTGATACAGCCCGGGCAGCAGGTCGCTACCATTGTATTAAACGGACAGAAATGGGTAACTGCCAATTTTCTGGAAAGTCAGATGCCTGATGTGAAAATCGGCGAAAAAATGATGATGACCGTAGATGCCTTGGGCGGAAAACAGTTTGAAGGTGTGGTAACGGCAATTTCTGCGGCAACCGGATCAAGATATTCCAGCGTGCCGACCGATAATTCCACCGGAAACTTTATTAAAGTTCAGCAGAGAATTCCTGTGAGAATAGAATTTACAGAAGCCAATAAGAAAGCAGATCTCGATAAGCTGAGCGCCGGAATGAATGTGAATTTAGTGAGTAAAAAGTGA